The genomic stretch AAGAAGATGAAAAACCTTGAATGATGCTTTGCTAgctttttaaaaataaaaaacaatgGCACATGTCAATATAAAAACCATAAGATCAATCTAATGGCCAGTACAAGTTGATAGCTGGCGTGCCACGCTAAAGCAAGTGAATCCCTATCCCTATATTATTATACCTAAATAGGGCACGTGGTCGGCACAGATGTGAGAAAACCATCTAAATGAATCTTTTGCCATATTGACCCCGACATTAATGTTAAATGTCTAGTTGGTTACTCTTCTTCCTATTTACGATAGATGGAAATGCTACCCCATCATGCGATCTGGATAACCGAACTACAATTACAATTAAATAACCTATACAAGCAAGATAACCAACTGCTGTTGCCTCATGCAGAAGGACTAGTTCCCACGCCATGGCAAACCATGGTTTGTACCCTCACCGAGAGACAATTTCCAAACACTCATCAAACATGAGTTTCCCAAACGGGAGAAATAAAAACACCTCATATAATTGCAGCAATAACACAAAATCTAATGAGAGAAAGAAGCAAAACATTTgaataaatagaaggaaaaaaaAACAAGATGCAAACATACCACTTAATAAGGGATCCAAAAAGAAAATGCTGCATAATGGGAACCTTCTCCAAGACTTCAGCTTTATACATCTTAAGCAAACCACTATTAACCTTCTTCCAATTAGGCACCCCACTAATATCATCCAACATAGGTGAATGCTCAGCAAAATGACCCTTCTTCACCTTCATAATAAAACTAATACCAGCAAGATAAAGATACTCATTTGAGAAATTATCCAATATATCCCTATTATGAATCGATTTCGGCTTCATATACTTATGATCAACCAACTGTGAAGAACCAAATATAAAGGGCAAAAAGTGATAATCATCAAGCCCCCAAACACCATGTGACCCTGCAGGTTCCAAACAATAAACCAATTGCAACTTTCTCATCAAATCAAGATACCTCACAAACACTCTGCTTACTATAGCAGGATAGTCCTCTTCTCTGATCACCCCCAACCTCGCCAAGCAATACAGCCATGCCGCAAAATTAGTTTCGTGTCCGGTACCATAATCGATTCGGCTTGAGTTCCCAAAGCTATCCGAAAAATATGGAACAAGTTCAACCGTGGCCGGTTGGAGATCCTTCGGGAGGAACTGAAACATGAGGGATTCACCGGAATTGACAAGACGTTCGTGCCAGGTTCGGTAAGCAATGTTTCCGTAACGTGCAGCTTGTTGAGCCGGTGGAATTTCCTCGATCCATTGAGTTAGGGTTTCGAGAATGGAGACAATGGTGTTGATGGTTTCAGATTGGTGACAAGGATCGGAGATTTTACGACCGCGGATGGATTCGGAAAGCGCAACGACGAATCCGACGAAGTTTTGGCCGGACTCGGAGCCTTGAAGTCGGCGAATATCGTCGGGGGATTGGATACGTTTGATCGGGATTTGAAATTGGTAAGGTGGCGAAGCTACGGGGACGTGTTGGGCTTGTGGAACCGGAGAAAGGATGATTGCACGCTGTGAGTGTGGGTCCGGTGGGATGGCCGGAGCGCGGATGGGACGGTAAGTTGGCGGTGGAGATATTTCTGAGAAGGCAGGTGAGACCGGCGGTGGTGCGAAAGTTGTGGGACCACCGCACTTGCAGCAGGTTCCAGTGGTGGGTGGTGATTGTGCTCCGGCGGAGTTTGGAGTGTTACAGTCTTGGTGGCGATGGTGTGATTCTTCCATGTTTGGTTGCTGTAGAATGCAATGAGAGAAGTGTGAGAAGGTGGAAGAGGAAGAAGGAAAATCGAACTGTTCGTTTGTTTATGGGCCTGGCAGTTTATAGTTTGGGCTTTTATTGTTGGGTTTTACCTTTCAAAGTTGCTTTTCATATTGGAGGTTTCATTCTATCATCTCCAATTTTGATTTGGCACCCCCATTTTCATTTTGTTTATATTGAGAAATTTGAATTTTTAGCAAACCTCTGAAATTTTCCGGATACTTCATAGACACTACCGGATTTTTTTTGGTGATGACAAGTAAGTTTGATTTTTTATCACATTTTAAAGATTTTTTACgcattttttatgattttttacCGTATTTTTAAGATGAGCCAGTTAATGTCCAGGCACCAGTTCAAGATGACGTACAAAAGGTGGAATAGACACATGTGTCCCATATGACAGACACAGAGGTGCCCCATACTTTTGAGATGGCAGAGGGGTCTCATCCTTTTGAGGTTGATACATAAACTACTATAGAGGTTACTCCTAAGATAGTTATTGAGGTGCCCATTCCACATATGGCTACTAAGGCGCCAACTACTAGTAATATGGATGTTACTCCTCCTGCTGAGACAAATGTCACTGCTCCTGCTTTGACATACTCGTTTGTAGACGTAACACCTTAAACCCCAAACACATGATTTATAAAATATGCAGAATAAAAGAGTATGAAATGGTGCTACATTTCTCAGTATAACATTCTTAAATCATAATAGCAAGGGAAAATAAACTTCAACATAACTCCAATTTTCTCATGAATAGAAAATCACTTCATTGAATCATAAAATAATAAACTCAACAACTCGTAGAAAAACACAATAAGGTATTTTCAACCCAGTGCTACATTATTAGAGCGACACGTGGAAATTAAGCAATGCAGAATAATAAGCAACGAAGAAGGTCAACTATGTCATCCTCCAAAACAAGCAACAACTAATGTTCTTCAGTCTTTACCTGAGTATTTTCACCACAAACGTATAAGACAATACAAAAAACAGAAAGGGGGTGATAATACATTCATGTATGTTAATAGTGTATAAATTAGCAAGGATAGTACAATAAGCATAATTAATCAATCATATAATCCATCTACAATAATAATCAATCATAAATACAATTATGTATATGATGTATTTGTCTCATATACTTCAATGCATGTGGTACGAATAATTCGGATATTCAAAGGTGTGTTACTAAAACATCAAACTCGTCACTGGACCGAAGTCCTACTCGTTATTAGACTGAAGTCCTACTCGTCATTGGACCGAAGTCCTACATAACTCCAAAATACTTGATGCATGAATTCTACACAAAGATGTGAAATACTAATCCAGACTTCTAACTTCAATACTCGTCACTGGTTCCTCTCGAAGCTAAAACACAATATGTCACTGGTTCCATCGAACGAAACATCCAAGCAACAACAGTTTTACTCTTCATGAGGTATTCACCATAAACTCAGCATAATAATTAAAAATACAAAATCTTGTCATCAATACTCATCAAACAGTAGCAAACAATCATTGAAAATAGAAACCATTTCAAAAATTGAGTCATAACGACCATAATTGGTCAAAACAACGGCTGACGGCCAGCCTTCCAAGCATGAAGGCTATCACCCTAACCTGTGTCACCCATCCTCTCAAATCGCTCATCATCGCTGACGATTTAGGCCATGACGCTTATTGCTGATATACGATTCATCTCCCAGTTGACGCCCGTTAACTCGTGTTAAATGGACGTCTTCTCTATCGTAATGACAGTTGGCCTATCATGCAAGTGACGCCCATCAGAGAACTAAAAGGGAAAAAGACAAGTCTCATCTTCTAGTCATCTACCACCAATTCCAAAAAGGAAACACTCAAAAGTTCAAGCTAGCAAACAAACTTCGAATGCTCGCGCGCCTCGTGTTTAGAGCAAGAAATCAAATGATCCAGCAATTTCATCAACTGCTTAAATCAAAAGCTATATGTCATTTGTCACAAGGTCCATCATTTATTACCTAAAAAAGGCTTTATAGGTATGTTAATGAGTTTCTGAACAAGCTTGTAGAAGTTGAGTATTTTGTTGATAAGTCTATTCGATCAAAACTGAAACTTAAGTTTGATTTTCTTAAGCCATTTGAGAACCAAAACCTGCTGAAATTCATTAGACTAAATAAAAAGTGTAACCTCGATCATGTTAAATATTTTTACTGCAATCTTAAGTTGTATAACATAGGTCTAAAATGAAAATTACGTGATAAAGACATTATGCTCACTTTTGATGACTTTGAGCATCATTTTGGGCTTGAATCTAAAGGAAATGCTATTTGCATCTCAAATGCTCCTAATTTTGTTTGAGAAGATTTTGTTAAGTCAATTTCTAAGTCTGTTTATAAAGATTATTTGGATATGGCAAATTTTCAAATTAGTCAAGTTAAATTTGAAATGAGAATTCTACACTGGATAATTGTGAAGATTTTTTGTCGGACGCCTCACAATTAGGCCAAAGCTGATGATTTTAATTTACATCTTATTTAGACTCTGCTAGGTAATGAGAAAGTTAATTGGATTAAATTCATAATAGATAGACTTTACAACTACAAAGGGAACCCAAAGAGATCATTGTTATTTTCATCTTTTATTCAATTTATTCTTTATATCTTCCGATCCTAATTGATAGTGACAGCTCTTGTGACATCACAtatgtaacaacccaattttagtaattatttcttatattattattattttattttattttatttatttggagtgttaattaattaattggttgttaggtagtataataattgaattatattaattaatttggtgtgttaattaattatttagttgatatgagatataattgaataattgaattaattaacttggtgggtatattgtgttagtttaatttaattgaactaattagagatattttaatattaggtcttattgggcctaataattaaattagaggtatcattctttaagcccaaatataatactataATATAAAAGgtaggagagtgagaagtaggattaATTTAATCACtgacggcaacagagaaagaaaagaggaaaagtaaggagaagaggggaagaacaagagatAAGCTAAGGTTTCCAGCAAATTGAAGAGGtaggggggaatccttattattatgggttagtatgattgggtcaatgggtagaagtatgtttaggttaaaaatccctaattttgtatggttgtttgaaattgttaggttttgatgagtattcttgatttgtggtgatttgattgtgttaaaactgcaaattaatgttatatacttagagtattgtatgagtgataattttctgagcgtttggctttttacggaattgaaatcggaggtccggaagtcctccaacgatgaaaaacgtagaaaattctgcattctgttttgtggtaaccggttaccctccgagcgttaaccggttacttgctaaaaacctGCTCAGAAATTgtgttctgttttgcgttaaccgattaaccaatagcgttaaccggttaacactgttgaaatctGCCAGGAAGTGCATTCTGTTACGCGTTAACCAGTTAcccaaatgcgttaaccggttaacactgttgaaatctACCAGGGAATGTGTTTTGgttcgcgttaaccggttacctaaatgcgttaaccggttaacactgttgaaaaatgacaaattgaggattttaaatgctgtaatcattttgaaatgaaatctaattgtgcgtatttgataattagtttatatatggtgatatgtggaatgttaaggTAATAGAGATGATtttaattgcatattatgtgaatggtgtaattgttatgaatgtgtatatgtacctgtcgcatctcgaaaaatacgatccctcgcgatggtcgcggaaaaatttatgttcgaacagagtcgccaccgaactttatttatcccaatgaaggaataggaaaatatcgataaaacctttagaaaatggaataatggtcgtcgcaaccatattcgggttcgggagtggattacgtaaggggaaggtattagcaccccttacgtccgttgtactcaacgggaaccttttagttctaatttgcgtttcgagtgttaatttatgtttgtttgttatgtTTGGGTTATAAAATGTTGAAAATAGAAAAGGATGAGAATCTCAGAAAGGAGaaggggaggtttttttattagtgtgctcgcgaagatacaacaatctcctacctaggtatccttatggtgtaataaggaagtcagagcattcgtagttcggggaactacggttggttggtgtcttttagtgaacgactgttttagatcgcgttctaaaggctaaacgttggcttgtctactctcggcggaggcttaagcattggtttgttgtgcgcattagaaaggattaaacagtgttctttctgaacAGAGTTTTGATCACATGGaggtgacaagttgaattaatgtgttagatgttttgattggttaagatgttttgatcgcacgggggcgagacAGGATAAACTTGATGGGTTAAGatattttggttggatgacgattactcggataatcgagtaagacaactcgtatcctaacagtcgggaaagggaatacaagactctagaccactttctttttcatccttaattataaaaaggatttgatagtagttaaggtgttttgaaaggatgacgaatactcgaattcgagtaagacaactcgtatcctaataatcgagaaagggaatagaagactctagaccactttctgtttcatccttaattataaaaaggatttgatagtagttaaggtgttttgaaaggatgacgaatactcggataatcgagtaagacaactcgtatcctaataatcgagaaagggaatagaagactctagaccactttctaTTTCATCtaaatatttatgaaaataaggttgtatatggttgacgtgttttagaatgaacgacaagtacttgaacgactgagtaaaacaactcacatccaagcatttgagaagaggagttgaaagctcaaaaccatctccctttttgtatagtttgttaagaaaaCGACTTGATTAAGTTGTTTGTTTGCggaaaatgacaattgttcgactgaccgagtaagagaactcgtaaTCAAACAATTGgggagtgaagttgaaaactcaaaatcaactcccttttcatttgACTTACTGTGAAAAATATTTGGACttaatcggggtttggaagtttgtagaggaacgacaattatttaACTTACGGTATAAGTTGGTggaaaatgacaattgttcgaatgaccgagtaagagaactcgtatccaaacaattgaggagagaagttgaagactcaaagtcatctccttttttcatttcgttattatgaaatagtttgatttgttttggtttagaagtttgtaaatgaacgacaattatttgactaaccaagtaagagcacttgtattcaaatagtcgaggagaaaaattgaagactcaaagttatctcccttttcgtttcttattataaaaggatttgatttatttgtgcttaggtggatagaaataacgactatttgactaaccgagtaagagaactcgtattcaaataattgaggagaggaattgaaaactcaaagccatccccctttttatttccaaatgaaatgatatttgattgtgatttggtactttaatttaatttgaatgaaaatactCGATATTGGATTGAGGTTTTAAACTTGTGTTTATGAATGAAGTGGATTTTATTTTAGTGTATTGTTCTTCTACTCGATAAAAATTGAATAGGTCTCATTGcaagaaagcccaagagtaagctatgtgaggtttatggcgatgctttaaaagcgatcgacttacaagggtgtttgaAAATGGACTCGATATTAAATCAAGAATTGTGTGATTTTAGTGGTTTTAAAATAGTTTTGACTCAATGATGAAATGGTTTTGAAATGATGTGAAGTACTAGTGGAAGAAATCGATCAATGCATAATTGACAAAATTAATCGATTAAAATTTggttaaattgattaattaaactaattaaaattaattatcaaaattattgaattaaatctaataactaagttaattaaaattaattaatccaAAACAACTTAACTAGTCAAAGTTTAATAATTAATTTCAATTATAATTAAAGAATATAAGTGACCATTGTCGATTTTTTAATGGAATATGTGCTCAAAACCGGTTTGTACGAAATGACAACACAATTAATGTCATTCGCAATATCATAACACGGTGAAATGTTCTGTTAATTTATTGAGACTTGGGCGGTATATCGGCATGAATTTGCTGAATCCGCGGATTAAAATCCCAATTTAACTCAATGAAACACAATTAATAGGAATAATGGCAACATAACATGGCAATAATTTTACACATTAAAGATCAATAAAACGAGATGAAAACAATGGCCACGGACATATTTACAACATTTCTAACATGTGGGGAGATGCAAGAAAAATATGGGATTGTAAGGAATAAATAAAGCTCAAAGCCTAATCTAACAACTCCAGCCCAAAAATAATAATTTGGATGAGAAAAAGGTTATAGAATAAGAGGAATAAAATTAAAAGAATTCAGCCACCCATTTTGGTCTTAATACCCAACGAAAATTTCTTGCAATTCAAATGGTCAGTGGCCAAATATTTGTAGACACGTGGcaataaaacaaataaaaaataataactCCATTCTTATTCTTGAACCACGGGAACCTTGGATAGAAATGAAAAACAATTCTTCTTTCTATTTTAATCGCATTTCTTTAACCAAAAATAAAACAAAGTTGTTTTTTTTATCTTCTAAAACATGacttttttctttcttctttaAAACAACACCAACTAAAACCAGTAACAGCAACCTTACAATCAAAAGAAAAATGCAATCAAAACTCATAACACAAGAGGTGCGTATCAAAGCCAATATTAAAACTGAATCGGATCTCAAATATGGACATGACCAACAACGATTTGCAAAACTAAAAAAAAACTTCAATATAATCGTATCGAAATGCAGTAATATAAAACAAATAATCGAAATGAATCAAGATATAAATCAAAGAAGAAAATCCAACCATACGTTCATGAAGACGAACTTTAACGTTGTTATGGTTTCGGATCATACTCGCATAGCCAAGCTCTGAGCAGTGTTGTGAGGTTGTTTTGATGGTAGCGTTCAGATTTGTGCCATTAGTGAGAGCAACAACCTTTTTCTTTGTTCATTTTTCTTGAGATTTGAGGGTGGATTCAAGGGATGACGGTTGAAGTCGAAATGGTGTGAGTGCGGAGAAGAAGAAGATTTTCGTTTGTGTTCCGGTGACGATGGAGATGGCCGGAAGGGTGTAAGACGAAGGCGACGTTAGCTACAGATTTACGGTTTGGTCGTTTTATGGAAAAGAAGAAGTTTTTTGAGCGGAGGTTATGGTGTGGGTTTCCGTGGCGGCGG from Lathyrus oleraceus cultivar Zhongwan6 chromosome 7, CAAS_Psat_ZW6_1.0, whole genome shotgun sequence encodes the following:
- the LOC127101178 gene encoding uncharacterized protein LOC127101178 isoform X2; the protein is MEESHHRHQDCNTPNSAGAQSPPTTGTCCKCGGPTTFAPPPVSPAFSEISPPPTYRPIRAPAIPPDPHSQRAIILSPVPQAQHVPVASPPYQFQIPIKRIQSPDDIRRLQGSESGQNFVGFVVALSESIRGRKISDPCHQSETINTIVSILETLTQWIEEIPPAQQAARYGNIAYRTWHERLVNSGESLMFQFLPKDLQPATVELVPYFSDSFGNSSRIDYGTGHETNFAAWLYCLARLGVIREEDYPAIVSRVFVRYLDLMRKLQLVYCLEPAGSHGVWGLDDYHFLPFIFGSSQLVDHKYMKPKSIHNRDILDNFSNEYLYLAGISFIMKVKKGHFAEHSPMLDDISGVPNWKKVNSGLLKMYKAEVLEKVPIMQHFLFGSLIK
- the LOC127101178 gene encoding uncharacterized protein LOC127101178 isoform X1, whose translation is MEESHHRHQDCNTPNSAGAQSPPTTGTCCKCGGPTTFAPPPVSPAFSEISPPPTYRPIRAPAIPPDPHSQRAIILSPVPQAQHVPVASPPYQFQIPIKRIQSPDDIRRLQGSESGQNFVGFVVALSESIRGRKISDPCHQSETINTIVSILETLTQWIEEIPPAQQAARYGNIAYRTWHERLVNSGESLMFQFLPKDLQPATVELVPYFSDSFGNSSRIDYGTGHETNFAAWLYCLARLGVIREEDYPAIVSRVFVRYLDLMRKLQLVYCLEPAGSHGVWGLDDYHFLPFIFGSSQLVDHKYMKPKSIHNRDILDNFSNEYLYLAGISFIMKVKKGHFAEHSPMLDDISGVPNWKKVNSGLLKMYKAEVLEKVPIMQHFLFGSLIKWE